One Brassica napus cultivar Da-Ae chromosome C2, Da-Ae, whole genome shotgun sequence DNA window includes the following coding sequences:
- the BNACNNG22440D gene encoding uncharacterized protein BNACNNG22440D has protein sequence MSLAIAEVYTVRKFHRESLKKPAKATVTGEGDEKIIGGGLREVMKTLVKQNGTRRFGQWFVGKPNKSSAKVSDPTTIE, from the coding sequence ATGTCGCTAGCTATCGCGGAGGTTTACACGGTGAGGAAGTTTCACAGAGAGAGTCTGAAGAAACCGGCCAAAGCAACGGTTACCGGCGAGGGAGATGAAAAGATCATCGGAGGTGGGCTCCGGGAGGTCATGAAAACGCTGGTGAAACAGAATGGAACTAGAAGATTTGGACAGTGGTTTGTTGGGAAGCCAAACAAAAGCTCGGCTAAAGTTTCGGATCCCACGACGATTGagtga
- the LOC125582307 gene encoding uncharacterized protein LOC125582307 has protein sequence MAVSTWPDISHLSVSRPELINVLRQMGQQVTWPQKMKAPDSFRNPGFWCDFHQDHSHKTEDCVALKIEDRVIHVISGGSEISGISHAAAKKSTWNAKHGLEAVKPKRQLLGTDEINLTAKEQEKVLTPHHDALVISLSVANCLVKRILVDNGSSGNIIFQAAYKDLGLEGSALTQRITQLIGFSGKVKQTAGEVTLPVYAEGINMSTKFLVVDCDSSYNMILERPWIHGMGAVPSTLHQMVKFPTPWGIKAIRGDQEYSRSCYQTTLKGKTKVL, from the exons ATGGCAGTGTCCACATGGCCAGACATCTCTCATCTCTCCGTCTCCAGGCCGGAGCTGATCAATGTTCTGAGgcagatgggccaacaggtcACGTGGCCTCAGAAGATGAAAGCACCCGACTCTTTCCGGAACCCTGGTTTCTGGTGCGACTTCCACCAAGACCACAGTCACAAAACGGAGGACTGCGTCGCACTAAAGATCGAG GACCGAGTGATTCATGTTATATCGGGCGGTTCGGAGATCAGCGGCATAAGCCATGCTGCCGCGAAGAAAAGCACCTGGAACGCTAAGCACGGCCTAGAGGCAGTTAAGCCAAAACGCCAGCTCCTAGGCACAGACGAAATAAACTTAACGGCCAAGGAGCAGGAGAAAGTTCTCACCCCACATCACGACGCCCTGGTCATATCGCTCAGTGTAGCGAACTGCCTGGTTAAAAGGATATTGGTAGATAATGGGAGCTCcggcaacatcatcttccaggcTGCATACAAGGACCTGGGGCTGGAGGGAAGCGCTCTAACTCAGAGGATAACCCAACTTATAGGGTTCAGCGGGAAAGTCAAACAAACCGCCGGAGAGGTGACCCTCCCGGTATACGCCGAAGGAATCAACATGTCAACCAAGTTCCTCGTTGTTGACTGCGACTCGTCCTACAATATGATCCTAGAACGGCCATGGATTCATGGCATGGGAGCCGTCCCCTCGACTCTTCACCAGATGGTGAAATTCCCCACACCCTGGGGCATAAAGGCGATCAGAGGAGATCAGGAGTATTCCCGCTCCTGCTACCAGACTACTCTGAAGGGaaagaccaaggtcttatag